DNA from Bos javanicus breed banteng chromosome 1, ARS-OSU_banteng_1.0, whole genome shotgun sequence:
ttttttttatttatttatttatttatttattttattcttccaattttattttatttttaaactttacataattgtattagttttgccaaatatcaaaatgaatccaccacaggtatacatgtgttccccatcccgaaccctcctccctcctccctccccataccatccctctgggccgtcccagtgcaccagccccaagcatccagcatcatgcatcgaacctggactggcaactcgtttcctacatgatattttacatgtttcattgccattctcccacatcttcccaccctctccctctcccacagagtccataagactgttctatacatcagtgtctcttttgctgtctcctacaccgggttattgttaccatctttctaaattccatatatatgcgttagtatactgtatttatgtttttccttctggcttacttcactctgtataataggctccagtttcatccacctcattagaactgattcaaatgtattctttttaatggctgagtaatactccattgtgtatatgtaccacagctttcttatccattcatctgctgatggacatctaggttgcttccacgtcttggctattataaacagtgctgcgatgaacattggggtacacgtgtctctttcccttctggtttcctcagtgtgtatgcccagcagtggggttgctggatcataaggcagttctatttccagttttttaaggaatctccacactgttctccatagtggctgtactagtttgcattcccaccaacagtgtaagagggttcccttttctccacaccctctccagcatttattatttgtagacttttggatcgcagccgttctgactggtgtgaaatggtacctcatagtggttttgatttgcatttctctgataatgagtgatgttgagcatcttttcatgtgtttgttagccatctgtatgtcttttttggagaaatgtctatttagttctttggcccattttttgattgggtcgtttatttttctggagttgagctgtaggagttgcttgtatatttttgagattagttgtttgtcggttgcttcatttgctattattttctcccattctgaaggctgtcttttcaccttgctaatagtttcctttgatgtgcagaagcttttaaggttaattaggtcccatttgtttatttttgcttttatttccaatattctgggaggtgggtcatagaggatcctgctgtgatgtatgtcggagagtgttttgcctatgttctcctctaggagttttatagtgaaacaggttttcttttgtcttttgtaaCTACTACTGCTAGTGATTATATATAAGGAACCAGGTTTCATATataaatttttctataaaatttgtttattatagaaaatgtttatatgtttattacagaaaaataaaaaattaagaaaaagtaaaaaacttCAAATTATTAATGACTGGCTATTGCTTATTTAAAGagtatcatatatttatttatggacAAGTGTATTATATCACACTTGTTATAAACCACTTGTTGAGTGTGGTGTCAACTGGTAGTTGCAAAGAGCAAGGATGTTTTCTGAAGGTAAATATTGCTCATTCTGATCCAATACCTTGTAGAAAGGTATGACTTAACATGTAAGTCTTTGAACTCTAAAAGCATTGAGCATATTTAATATTACTGGACATATTTAAATGGAGCCTATTTAAGtactatttactttttaaaaaaaaaaatactgtttatgATCCATAGTCATTGCTTTAGAATTTCCTTACTTTTGTGATTGACCATAGCCattctgtcggagaaggcaatggcaccccactccagtactcttgcctggaaagtcccatggacggaggagcctggtaggcagcagtccttggggtcgctaagaatcggacacgactgagcgacttcactttctcttttcactttcatgcattggagaaggaaatggcggcccactgcagtgttcttgcctggagaatcccagggacgggggagcctggtgggctgctgtctatggggtcacacagagtcagacacgactgaagtgacttagtatagcaTAGCATAGCCATTCTGTAACTGGGAATGCCACAGAGCCTCATTGCTGTTGCTCTGTTACTGTCTTGAGTTCTTCAATGTGCCTTCCTCCAAATTTCTTTTGGTGGACGATTACTGAAAAAAGGACATGGCAAAATGAAATAGTTGAAACGTTAATATGAAAGAATTAAgaattgtttttttaacttacattATTATGACAGCATTAAGGGTAGTTTTTCGTTTAAAGTTCTTTATTATACTACAAGTGAGAATaatctgaagaaaaataataatctcaCACTAAAGTGATTAGAATGGTaaccattttaattataaaaagctTTCTGAATTAATAGAACACCTAATGAAATCCATTAATTTTTGCATGTCCAGGTCATATTCAGTTCTTTCAAAATAAGAATTATCCAACCTTGATTGGTTGAGGCATCTATATTTAACTAAGTTgataatacaaaattatataaaaatcccAAAGGCCTTATTCAAATATTAACTTCTCTTTTAAATTGAGaagtatgtattatttattctCAAACCCTGCTATGGAATCATTTTATTCCCATATAAAGGTGGGACTCTGAGTAACCAAGTGGAAAAGCTGGTATTGAAGTCCAGCTCCTTGGGGCTCCTGAGCCCGAACTTTACCTTTTCTGTCATTACCTTATACCAGACTATACGcatatttcagtatttatttctgTTGAACTTTTCTGTAGTGTGAGGTTGAATTTTAATTATTCTCATTTTGGTTCAgctcattaaatttaaaagattgagACAAATATGATATACcctttaaaactgtatttattaGCTGCTTATCATCATGTACCAAAAGTTACtgcatttaaagaaacaaaagtttcCTATATTCTTTTAATCTTAGAAAATGTTTACTACTTTAAACCTTtagttttcacattaaaaaattttaactgtgAATTACTTGTCTAATGAAGCTATAAAATTTATAACACCTTGTTAAAATTAATCTTAAATTAAAATCCCAGAGGGACTATGGAAACAGCTAAGCAGGATCTCTTTTACACTGTAAATTAGTAAGGGGAAAAACGTTCCCATTTATCTGGTTTCACTAGGCAGTGAGGTATAACTAAAATTTCTTGAAGTTTGAAGATTCAAGGGCCAGGGCTATTTTTATGTTCATTATTTTATGggccatcttttaaaaacattcttacaTGCCAGGCCTTGCTAAACACTGAAATTCTGAACCTAATGTAACAGTTCTGTGATGCTTCAGTCCATTTTGCATTTGTCTactttttagttttgttaatttcttttgctgtggCCTCCTGTCATTTTCCCTAACTGGTGTGTGCTCCATTCTCTATTCAAACATCAACCAAAAAATCAAAAATCTCTTTTCATACTTTATCGCTTCTACACACTTTTGAGTTAGGTGACCAGTGAACCTGTGGAGAGCTATGTGTTATAAAAGAGTCAGTTGTCTTTGAGCAAAAGTTTCATCTAGTAATGAAATTCTTGGATTTAACATTAGCTGTTTTAAGCTCTTAAGGACCcctttgcatatatatgtatatgtatgtgtgtgtgtaaatatatatatatgtatattttgtggCTATACCACATGCCATATGGGagccctaccagggatcaaacccatgccccctgccatGGAAGCACGGATTCTTAACCTTTgtgccaccatggaagtcccatcatttatatttttgactTTTCTCTGGAGGACTCAAATTGCAGATTGActgattttaaagtaaataaggtACTATGGGTATAttagtaattttattaaataattggtttgtgttattttttattcaaGGGTAGATTTTTTAGTGTGAATCTGAATGAAGAAATCCTGAGAAGAGGTCTTGGCAAAACTGTTCTTGTTAAGGGGTTAAGTCATGATTCTAAAATCTACTGGAGAATTCACAGAAATTTACTTAAAGCTGAATTAACAGCcttaaaaaaaggagaaggagTATGGAAGGaagactctgaaaaagaaagTTATTTGGAAAAACTGAAAGGTTCCTGGAGAGAAATATGGAAAAaagacagttattttaaaaaaaatggatcaGATTTCAActtgaaaaaagaaagttattatGACAAATTTAAAAGGTCTTATGAAACATGGAAAGAGACCGTGAATAACTACTCGTTAATACTGAAGTTCAGAGAGCTAATGAGTCGCATACACTTTcgtagaaaagaatgaaatattccaAGCTGTCTGGAGGTGACCTactccaaaaagaataaaacgtGTAATTATAATGGATATTTTTCATTGAGTTGAAATGGGAAATTTCCCCAGAAGATCAAAGTTGCATTCTAatggtatttaaatatttaagagatGATTCTTTGTACATGTAATATCAGAGTAATGTAAATAAATTGTGATTAATATAGTATGGTTTTAAGAAGAATGAAACACTCCATAAAAGTtacaggttgggcttccctggtggctcagtggtaaagaatccacctatcaatgcagaaAACAACTAAGCCTGTCCAGCACAACTACTGACCTGTACTCTAAAGCCCAGGAGCTGCTACTACTGAATCCCTGCGCCCTAgcgcctgtgctcctcaacaggagaagccaccacaatgagaagcccatgaactacaaatgagaaaagcctgagcagcagtgaTGACCCaatggagccaaaaaaaaaatttttatcaggTTGAAGGAGATATACATATAATGATAGTACATGAAGAGAAAGTTTAACTACTGGCCGTTGTATTATTTTAGTCATTTGGGGCAGCCATATTTAGCTTTTGTTGAAAgacagtatttgtttattttgccagTTTTTTCAACTTTGATTACTTATAATAAAGGAACTCTTTAGGCAGCATGTCTGAGGCTGctctttctttttcactgctCTCTAACTGCTTGTGAATTTGgggcagagccacaagggaaggtcaCTTAGACCATTTCTAGTAATAAAGAGTAGCTTATTTCCACCTATTGTTAGATGAGGGGGACAGTCCTGAGAACAAAAGCACAAAAGTGTTGAGGATGGCAGCACAGAGACGGGAAAGAACAGGGATGCCTTCTGACACTGTTGAGATCCCGAGGACTTGAACTCTCTTGCCTCCCAATTTCTCATTATGCAAGgtaatacatttctttcttttttagagcCAGTTTGAGTGGCTTTGAGGATGTGGCATACAAAAACATGTACTTGCTGCTAAAATCTTCCTGACATTATAAGCTTCTTTCAAAACACCAGCAGTGATCTACTCACAGGGTCTCCAAAAGTTTTTCCTAACGGGTTGCAAAGGAACTGACCAAAGTCAGAGGAGTCATCTGGTCCTCCTCATTCTGACTCCTATCAGAATCCGTGATTTAGAAGGGGAAGTTTACTGCTGCTACCTGATTAAAGCAGGAAACTGCTGCTTCTGGGATAAAACATAGCAAGGTAGCatttttctggtggtccaggggttaagaatctgcctgccactgtggggaacgtgggttccatctctggtctgggaagatttcacatgctgaggggcaactaagcccctgtgccacaactactgaacttgCACTCTACAGCCctggagctgcaactaccgaagcctgtgaCCGAAACGAGAGAAGAGCCctcactcaccacaactggaggagGCCCTCAcctagcagtgaagacccagcacagccaaaaggaataaataaatactgtgttttgtttttttttttttaaataaatgtaacctaaaaaaaccacacacacagcaAAGTAGATTTCCCAACATTTTCTAATTAAACAACATTAATTTTTAGTGAGGTCTCAAATCTTCCAAAGTTCTTTTTGTGTGCGTAACTTTATTTCATCATCTTTGGGGTAGGATAGGAAGTTATGTGGTAGATTTTGTTCCCTGGATCTAATGCCTCaatagctttctattttgttttaagggaatgtgttatttttgtttacagagatgttaagatttttatttacagAGATGTTAAACTAGTTTTGTGGCAAGCTCCTGAGCCTTTCCCCCCGCCTCAGTTTGC
Protein-coding regions in this window:
- the C1H3orf33 gene encoding protein C3orf33 homolog isoform X2; translated protein: MAMAGVMLLLRSVRLTSKFTRSSDIPVEFIRKNVKLRGRLHRITENGLEIEHIPIALPAISSWRKEPCGVLLIKLAGVELTETGKVWLQKELKPSQVLWFQLLGKENSALFCYLLVNKGRFFSVNLNEEILRRGLGKTVLVKGLSHDSKIYWRIHRNLLKAELTALKKGEGVWKEDSEKESYLEKLKGSWREIWKKDSYFKKNGSDFNLKKESYYDKFKRSYETWKETVNNYSLILKFRELMSRIHFRRKE